From the bacterium genome, one window contains:
- a CDS encoding Fe-Mn family superoxide dismutase, giving the protein MLFTPKDFGPGILDLEGISKKTVEEHLKLYNAYVNKSNEVMEKLAKVDLSTANQVFSDARALKVELSFAVGGMQNHEIYFSHLKRGGGEPKGELKKQIEKDFGSYEAFVKDLKASGLAGRGWAWTVWFPAASRLVNWVGDSQNTYLSWDLHPMLALDVYEHAYFLDYSVNRGAYIDAFVKNLDWDKIGANYDKARK; this is encoded by the coding sequence ATGTTGTTTACACCCAAAGATTTCGGTCCCGGCATCCTCGATCTGGAGGGAATCTCGAAGAAGACCGTGGAAGAGCATCTCAAGCTATACAATGCTTATGTCAATAAATCCAATGAAGTCATGGAGAAACTGGCCAAGGTAGACCTCTCCACGGCTAATCAAGTATTCAGTGATGCGCGCGCCCTGAAGGTGGAACTAAGTTTCGCCGTCGGGGGTATGCAGAATCATGAGATCTACTTCTCGCACCTGAAACGCGGCGGGGGTGAACCGAAGGGCGAGCTGAAGAAGCAGATCGAGAAGGATTTCGGAAGCTACGAAGCATTTGTCAAGGATCTCAAGGCTTCCGGTCTGGCCGGTCGCGGCTGGGCGTGGACGGTGTGGTTCCCGGCGGCTTCGCGGCTTGTCAATTGGGTGGGGGACTCACAGAACACCTATCTGTCATGGGATCTTCATCCAATGCTTGCCCTCGACGTCTACGAGCACGCCTACTTCCTCGACTATAGCGTGAATCGCGGGGCTTACATAGATGCGTTCGTGAAGAATCTTGACTGGGACAAGATCGGCGCGAACTACGATAAGGCACGAAAGTAG
- a CDS encoding tetratricopeptide repeat protein has protein sequence MTEARRALAEERNHDAQALFTILLDFAFKHYGPTDPRVGMSHQGLGEAYEATGREADAEKHYKCALSCFEKKPGAQHPQTLGLIAALGGFYRRTGSHSQAEMLLQKAIHGLEQIPGPPSEELINALSQLAGLYCETKRKSEAEPILERVVALREGALTRDRSESVKALSEFADQQMQRRNYCEAQLLLEEALSVVEQTLGETHGEAAELLERIGRAAIAGFRHDEALPFIEKLVVVQRANFGERSDEMAAALRLLGSASYGAGKQAEAIGIYERVLEISKAIHGPASLPVASDLHKLSLLYASPGTYAKAASCAEQALKLREKHQGVHHLEVISLMKDLADIYANSGQQDIAEEIELKARDRLRNVQLSTAPSSADPATPADSDPLVSKTAVKAG, from the coding sequence TTGACGGAGGCGCGCCGGGCCTTAGCCGAGGAGCGCAACCATGACGCACAGGCACTGTTCACCATCCTGCTCGACTTTGCCTTCAAGCACTATGGCCCGACCGATCCACGAGTGGGCATGAGCCATCAGGGACTGGGAGAAGCCTACGAAGCAACGGGGCGGGAAGCCGACGCGGAGAAACATTACAAGTGCGCATTGTCCTGCTTCGAGAAGAAGCCGGGAGCTCAGCATCCGCAGACTCTCGGTTTGATTGCGGCCCTGGGGGGATTCTACCGCCGCACCGGCAGCCACTCTCAAGCCGAGATGTTGCTCCAGAAAGCGATTCACGGTCTGGAACAGATTCCGGGGCCGCCCAGCGAGGAGCTGATTAACGCTCTCAGCCAATTGGCGGGCCTGTACTGTGAGACGAAGCGGAAATCGGAAGCCGAACCGATCCTCGAACGAGTGGTGGCTTTACGGGAGGGCGCGCTTACACGGGATCGCAGCGAATCGGTGAAAGCACTCTCGGAATTCGCCGACCAGCAGATGCAGCGGCGCAACTACTGTGAAGCGCAGCTCCTGCTCGAAGAAGCGCTGTCGGTAGTGGAACAGACACTGGGCGAGACCCACGGTGAAGCGGCGGAACTCCTGGAACGAATCGGCCGGGCCGCCATAGCGGGATTCCGTCACGATGAAGCCCTTCCGTTCATCGAGAAACTGGTGGTGGTGCAACGAGCGAACTTCGGCGAGCGATCCGACGAGATGGCCGCCGCCCTCCGCTTGCTCGGTTCGGCATCCTACGGGGCCGGTAAACAGGCGGAAGCGATCGGGATCTACGAGCGGGTTCTGGAGATTTCGAAGGCGATTCATGGACCCGCGTCTTTGCCGGTCGCTTCCGATCTGCACAAACTGTCTTTGCTCTACGCCTCGCCGGGAACCTACGCGAAAGCGGCGAGCTGTGCCGAGCAGGCTCTCAAACTCCGCGAGAAACATCAAGGCGTCCACCACCTTGAAGTCATTTCATTAATGAAAGACCTGGCCGATATCTACGCCAACTCCGGGCAACAGGATATCGCCGAGGAGATCGAACTGAAGGCCCGCGACCGCCTCCGCAACGTGCAACTCAGTACCGCGCCCTCGAGCGCAGACCCGGCAACACCGGCCGATTCGGATCCCCTCGTCAGTAAGACGGCTGTAAAAGCCGGCTGA
- a CDS encoding tetratricopeptide repeat protein, whose amino-acid sequence MVDRFWSNASTHAAAALSEGRYGDARAIYEVLLVFVEKQHGSTDLRAAGCHQGLGEALEGLGEMSQAERHLKRGLTILERRLGALHPITLRVTTGLGVFYRRNGQIPRAEMTLRKALHGWGQINSAPDLDVCETLDQMSKLYMQIGQVREAERFADKSALIRQRAAAHSAEQMLKALLDFAERQSHKRNHEETENLLKEALAITDSMRKPNNLQAAEILTWLGCLAMTAFRFEEAVSHFERTLCILCGNLGDQDKTVAGTLRLLGSAYWMTGQGQRGATCYEEALETAKRICGERSAMVAADLHKLALIYLSIGDLAKAEEKMMAALALREELHGRQHLNVVAVLKDLADIRSAQSRAQEAGELLIRVRDTLRSASEAARTGAPIAT is encoded by the coding sequence ATGGTTGACCGATTCTGGTCCAACGCGAGCACACACGCAGCGGCTGCCCTCTCCGAGGGGCGGTACGGTGACGCTCGAGCCATCTATGAGGTTTTGCTGGTGTTCGTTGAGAAACAGCACGGCAGCACGGACCTGCGAGCTGCCGGTTGCCATCAAGGGCTGGGCGAAGCCCTTGAGGGTCTCGGCGAAATGAGCCAAGCCGAGCGGCACCTCAAACGGGGTTTAACGATTCTCGAACGACGGTTGGGCGCGCTCCATCCGATCACGTTGCGGGTCACCACCGGTCTGGGAGTCTTCTATCGCCGCAACGGACAGATTCCCCGAGCCGAGATGACGCTGCGCAAGGCGTTGCACGGTTGGGGACAGATCAACTCCGCCCCCGATCTCGACGTCTGCGAGACTCTCGATCAGATGTCGAAATTGTACATGCAGATTGGACAGGTTCGCGAGGCCGAGCGGTTTGCCGACAAGTCGGCGCTGATCCGGCAGCGCGCCGCCGCCCATAGCGCGGAACAGATGCTGAAGGCTCTGTTGGATTTCGCGGAACGGCAGAGTCACAAACGAAACCACGAGGAAACCGAGAATCTCCTCAAGGAAGCGTTGGCCATCACCGACTCGATGAGGAAGCCGAACAACCTGCAGGCCGCTGAGATTCTCACGTGGCTGGGTTGCCTGGCCATGACCGCCTTCCGCTTCGAGGAAGCGGTGTCGCACTTCGAGCGCACACTGTGTATCCTCTGTGGAAATCTGGGCGATCAGGACAAGACGGTAGCCGGCACGCTCCGGCTCTTGGGCAGCGCCTATTGGATGACGGGACAAGGCCAGCGGGGAGCTACCTGCTATGAAGAAGCGCTGGAAACGGCCAAGCGGATCTGCGGGGAAAGATCGGCAATGGTGGCCGCTGACCTTCACAAGCTGGCATTGATCTATCTAAGCATCGGCGATCTGGCCAAGGCCGAGGAGAAGATGATGGCCGCGCTGGCTCTTCGTGAAGAGCTCCACGGTCGCCAGCATCTTAATGTGGTGGCCGTACTTAAAGACCTTGCCGACATCCGCTCCGCCCAGAGCCGAGCGCAGGAAGCCGGTGAGCTGCTGATCCGTGTGCGGGATACGCTCCGATCGGCGAGCGAAGCCGCGCGAACCGGCGCTCCCATCGCCACATAG
- a CDS encoding T9SS type A sorting domain-containing protein produces MRFLLLGGLILSLAALSPALADWIEKAGYIDYAQHQVGVPPMEWPVDGMPDFDQKQDAWRNANNQWNWCGPVAAANCLWWFDSKFETIKCKSLPAGTLIRPPTISDHYSLVYNCVVGANLDDHDPPNVVPWITLFGNSLPGGIPPAGVTAQQIKTMIENWLASAAVNLAGHYTVRIVNAPTWDYIYRQVQISQDVILLLGFWQRDPSSGQWGRFGGHWVTVAGVDTQDVDEISYSDPCVDNAELGMPGVVWNGWIIPHVPIPGHGPGIHNDAGNVSHDHYPVQGSGSPGGGISPGNYGQEFDYSDWTNFQGLNRPARLDDFQSQYNPNWPVHTEIEDIVVVCPNFDYGDLQIDYPTIDIESCGPAHPLTDKAWLGNNISSEIQPRIDTANQVYDQDIFDDGVQFVGLPWIIGTNVQVIVQVTTGPSYAGEPLYLSAWKDGNVDGDFDDGPNSPDFDPDEDNWLQCTEWVIQDALVAGAGVYTFTFCDPGFANIEMWDLRIRVRLSSQPVGRYGYGGYWGGGVSNGRGTYDIDWVLGEVEDYIIDDGQQLAVELQRFDAVPGNRWVNLLWTTASETDNAYFTLARRTGTNAWNEITRVNSRGNSASAQHYSYIDADLLNDVTYEYRLAAVDIFGHTEVLALESATPRAEAVPLEYSLAQNHPNPFNAKTEIEYSLRESGRVTLTIYNATGQLVKTLVDGYQSADRYRVSFNADELASGIYLYKLEVNDFTSVKKMVLLK; encoded by the coding sequence ATGAGGTTCCTTTTGCTCGGAGGCCTGATTCTTAGCCTCGCTGCTCTTTCCCCCGCCCTTGCCGACTGGATTGAAAAGGCGGGCTACATTGATTATGCACAGCACCAGGTCGGCGTGCCACCGATGGAGTGGCCGGTTGATGGTATGCCCGACTTCGATCAGAAGCAGGACGCGTGGCGGAACGCCAACAACCAATGGAACTGGTGCGGGCCGGTAGCCGCCGCCAACTGTCTGTGGTGGTTCGACTCGAAGTTCGAAACGATCAAATGTAAGTCTCTACCGGCCGGAACACTGATTCGGCCACCGACGATCAGTGACCACTACAGTCTGGTGTACAACTGCGTGGTCGGAGCCAACCTTGACGATCACGATCCGCCGAACGTAGTGCCGTGGATCACGCTTTTCGGCAACTCGCTGCCCGGTGGAATTCCTCCGGCCGGCGTGACCGCCCAGCAGATCAAGACCATGATCGAGAACTGGCTGGCCTCGGCGGCGGTGAATCTGGCTGGACACTACACCGTTAGGATCGTGAATGCACCGACCTGGGACTACATCTACCGGCAGGTGCAGATCAGCCAGGACGTGATTCTGCTGTTGGGATTCTGGCAGCGAGATCCCTCGAGCGGGCAATGGGGACGTTTCGGCGGACATTGGGTAACGGTGGCTGGCGTGGATACACAGGACGTAGACGAGATTTCCTACAGCGATCCCTGCGTGGACAATGCCGAGCTGGGGATGCCCGGCGTGGTGTGGAACGGATGGATTATTCCGCACGTGCCGATTCCCGGTCACGGCCCCGGTATCCACAATGATGCGGGCAACGTATCGCACGACCACTATCCGGTGCAAGGCTCGGGTTCGCCCGGCGGCGGAATCTCGCCCGGTAACTACGGACAGGAGTTCGACTATTCGGACTGGACGAATTTCCAGGGATTGAACAGACCCGCCCGGCTCGATGACTTTCAGTCGCAGTACAATCCCAACTGGCCGGTGCATACCGAAATCGAGGACATCGTGGTGGTCTGCCCGAACTTCGATTACGGAGATCTGCAGATTGACTACCCGACCATTGACATCGAGTCCTGCGGGCCGGCCCATCCCCTCACGGATAAGGCTTGGCTGGGCAACAATATCAGTTCCGAGATTCAACCGAGAATTGATACCGCCAACCAAGTTTACGATCAGGACATCTTTGATGACGGAGTGCAATTCGTGGGTCTGCCGTGGATAATCGGAACGAATGTGCAGGTAATCGTCCAGGTTACAACCGGACCGAGCTACGCCGGAGAACCGTTGTACTTGAGCGCATGGAAAGACGGCAACGTTGACGGGGACTTCGATGACGGTCCGAATAGTCCCGACTTCGATCCCGATGAAGATAACTGGCTCCAATGCACGGAGTGGGTGATTCAAGATGCTCTCGTGGCAGGCGCGGGAGTGTACACGTTCACTTTCTGTGACCCCGGCTTCGCAAACATCGAAATGTGGGATCTGCGAATCCGCGTCCGTCTGAGCAGTCAGCCGGTTGGCCGCTACGGCTACGGCGGTTACTGGGGCGGCGGAGTCTCCAACGGCCGCGGCACCTATGATATTGATTGGGTGCTGGGCGAAGTTGAGGATTACATCATTGATGATGGACAACAACTCGCGGTTGAGCTTCAGCGTTTTGATGCGGTGCCGGGGAACAGATGGGTGAACCTCCTCTGGACCACCGCCTCGGAGACCGACAATGCGTACTTCACGCTGGCTCGCCGCACCGGAACGAACGCGTGGAACGAGATCACGCGCGTGAACAGCCGCGGTAACAGCGCGAGCGCTCAGCATTACAGCTACATCGACGCGGACCTGCTCAACGACGTAACTTACGAGTATCGTCTGGCGGCAGTGGACATCTTCGGCCACACCGAGGTCCTCGCTCTGGAAAGCGCCACGCCGCGCGCCGAAGCCGTTCCGCTCGAGTACAGCCTCGCGCAGAATCATCCCAATCCCTTCAACGCCAAGACCGAGATCGAGTATTCGCTGCGGGAGAGCGGCCGCGTGACCTTGACCATCTACAACGCCACCGGACAGCTCGTGAAGACGCTGGTGGACGGCTACCAGTCTGCCGACCGCTACCGCGTTTCCTTCAACGCCGATGAACTCGCTTCGGGCATCTACCTCTACAAGCTCGAAGTCAACGACTTCACCTCGGTCAAGAAGATGGTGCTCTTGAAGTAA
- a CDS encoding T9SS type A sorting domain-containing protein gives MRSQIASLVLLLIAVPLIAGVPDTAWTRTYPGPYGTSFSDMLQTEDGGYILCGNKNYGSGWGENNSWLVRTNAIGETLWTRTWAVGTLEEFRAIDRTSDGNFILAAYHDVGVWATEETGLMKVSANGDSLWCRKFDLFPGRDNINDVASASDGGYFLIGTCGGSVDVCDLTVAKFDAAGAVIWTRQIHRDIRTWAQSVVAMPDGGCVVAGDVGQSWPSPAQALLMRMSANGDIQWERTYGSADRESFGAVQITSDGGFIMAGATLTMGTLTSDIYLVRTDALGNPLWIRSYGTPLGDQANTVYQTQDGGFITGGQGGAIYGGAIGYWIIRMNANGDLLWQTPTDYPYGFAVRGVLQTDDLGFMACTYYGASLVKYEPEQASAGYVTLVSAGPPDWEYRLHWQEGDVDLLVFSNLYPGTLGSVIGEAALTGWAATSGNNFVMFTSPNALSSGSLSGFVLSCPTRSDLITWVAGDSSGYVDGPLPVELLSFTALPGNGSVTLEWKTASETDNDYFEILRNDEIAARISSRGNTASGHEYSWTDAGLENGSIYAYTLIAVDLNGAREELSTIEATPTESDALITEYALQQNFPNPFNANTEIEYSLRESGRVTLTIYNATGQLVKTLVDGYQSADRYHVSFNAGDLASGIYLYKLEVNDFTAIKKMVLMK, from the coding sequence ATGAGATCGCAAATCGCATCTCTTGTCCTGCTGCTTATCGCAGTACCGTTAATTGCGGGAGTACCTGATACCGCGTGGACGCGAACGTATCCCGGACCGTATGGAACAAGCTTCTCGGATATGCTGCAAACCGAGGATGGCGGCTACATTCTTTGCGGTAACAAAAACTACGGTTCAGGATGGGGCGAAAACAACAGTTGGCTCGTGCGCACCAATGCCATTGGTGAAACACTCTGGACACGTACATGGGCAGTGGGTACTCTGGAGGAATTCAGAGCCATTGATAGAACGTCAGATGGCAATTTTATCCTTGCCGCCTACCACGATGTTGGAGTCTGGGCAACGGAGGAGACCGGGCTTATGAAGGTTTCGGCCAATGGCGACAGCTTGTGGTGTCGCAAATTTGATCTATTTCCCGGGCGCGATAACATAAACGATGTGGCATCGGCGTCCGATGGAGGATACTTTCTTATCGGTACTTGCGGCGGCAGTGTAGATGTCTGCGATCTTACTGTAGCCAAATTCGATGCCGCAGGAGCAGTAATCTGGACGCGACAGATTCATCGGGACATTCGGACCTGGGCTCAGTCCGTGGTTGCCATGCCCGATGGCGGCTGCGTGGTTGCCGGTGACGTAGGCCAAAGTTGGCCGTCTCCCGCACAGGCATTGCTGATGCGTATGAGTGCCAACGGTGATATTCAATGGGAGCGCACTTATGGCAGCGCCGATCGCGAGAGCTTTGGCGCTGTTCAGATTACCAGCGACGGGGGATTCATTATGGCTGGTGCCACACTGACGATGGGCACGCTAACCAGCGATATCTATTTAGTGAGAACCGATGCCTTGGGCAATCCCCTCTGGATTCGCTCCTATGGCACACCCCTTGGAGATCAAGCCAATACAGTATATCAAACACAGGATGGTGGCTTCATTACAGGTGGGCAAGGGGGCGCCATCTATGGCGGAGCGATCGGCTACTGGATTATCCGCATGAACGCAAACGGTGACCTGCTTTGGCAAACCCCCACTGACTACCCGTACGGATTCGCCGTGAGGGGCGTCCTGCAGACGGACGATCTTGGTTTCATGGCCTGCACTTATTATGGTGCATCTTTGGTGAAATACGAACCGGAACAGGCGTCGGCAGGCTATGTAACCCTTGTGTCTGCAGGTCCTCCAGATTGGGAGTATCGCTTGCATTGGCAGGAAGGCGACGTGGATCTACTCGTTTTCTCCAACTTATACCCTGGTACTCTTGGATCTGTTATAGGGGAGGCTGCTCTAACCGGCTGGGCAGCAACTTCAGGTAACAACTTTGTCATGTTCACTTCTCCGAATGCACTTTCTTCAGGTTCACTTTCCGGTTTCGTGCTATCATGTCCGACTCGCAGTGATCTCATCACGTGGGTAGCGGGGGACAGTAGCGGGTACGTGGACGGCCCCCTGCCCGTTGAACTGCTCTCGTTCACCGCACTCCCCGGCAACGGAAGCGTCACTCTCGAATGGAAAACCGCCAGCGAGACCGACAACGACTATTTCGAGATCCTGCGAAACGACGAAATCGCCGCTCGCATCTCCAGCCGGGGCAACACGGCCAGCGGGCACGAGTACTCCTGGACCGACGCAGGTCTGGAAAACGGTTCCATCTACGCCTACACCCTGATCGCGGTGGATCTGAACGGTGCGCGTGAAGAGCTGAGTACCATCGAGGCAACTCCCACGGAAAGCGACGCTTTGATCACCGAGTACGCATTGCAGCAGAACTTCCCCAACCCGTTCAACGCCAACACCGAGATCGAGTATTCGCTGCGGGAGAGCGGCCGCGTGACTTTGACCATCTACAACGCCACCGGACAGCTCGTGAAGACGCTGGTGGACGGCTACCAATCCGCCGATCGCTATCACGTATCCTTCAACGCCGGTGACCTGGCTTCGGGCATCTACCTCTACAAGCTCGAAGTCAACGACTTCACCGCCATCAAGAAAATGGTGCTGATGAAGTAA
- the rpsU gene encoding 30S ribosomal protein S21, whose protein sequence is MPFVKVRENEPFDRAFRRFTKACEKSGLMAEIRRRGRFEKPSEIKKRERNAARRKLRKLHYLNNR, encoded by the coding sequence TTGCCGTTTGTCAAAGTACGCGAAAACGAGCCCTTTGATCGCGCGTTCCGGCGCTTCACCAAGGCTTGCGAGAAGAGCGGACTGATGGCGGAAATTCGCCGTCGCGGACGCTTTGAAAAGCCTTCCGAGATCAAGAAGCGCGAGCGCAACGCGGCCCGTCGCAAGCTGCGGAAATTGCATTATCTGAACAACCGCTGA
- a CDS encoding CvpA family protein, whose protein sequence is MTLADVVIVLVLILFAISGLKRGVIWELLTTIGLVASFGLLYYFRAEILELVIRITRPGWERQWGGMLIFLLFFVVVYIGFALLGRHLHNLIKNPVLKFLDHGLGLVAGIVKGAILIALLVAVIQWTDTGGGRLGKFVWESKIIRWGKELVHNVIRWESPENRKWVEESATGLYSDRLDV, encoded by the coding sequence ATGACCTTAGCCGACGTCGTCATCGTCCTCGTTCTCATCCTGTTTGCCATTTCCGGCCTCAAGCGCGGAGTGATCTGGGAGCTTTTGACCACCATCGGACTGGTGGCCAGCTTCGGACTGCTCTATTATTTCCGCGCGGAGATTCTTGAACTGGTGATCCGCATCACGCGGCCGGGCTGGGAGAGACAATGGGGCGGCATGCTGATCTTTCTGCTGTTCTTCGTGGTCGTGTACATCGGGTTTGCCCTGCTCGGCCGCCACCTCCACAATCTCATCAAGAATCCGGTTCTGAAGTTCCTCGATCACGGACTTGGACTGGTGGCGGGGATAGTCAAGGGAGCGATACTCATCGCACTGCTGGTGGCGGTCATTCAGTGGACGGACACCGGCGGGGGACGGCTCGGCAAGTTCGTCTGGGAATCGAAAATCATCCGCTGGGGGAAGGAGCTCGTCCACAACGTCATCCGCTGGGAATCGCCGGAAAACCGCAAGTGGGTAGAGGAATCGGCCACCGGTTTGTACTCGGACCGCCTCGATGTTTGA